A stretch of Plesiomonas shigelloides DNA encodes these proteins:
- the yegD gene encoding molecular chaperone — MYIGFDYGTANCSMGYMTEHGPRLLTLENDSPYLPSMLCAPSREAVSEYLYRHWQVPADGPASTQLLRSAISSNREEDIQVTPGCLSFGQQALSQYMREPDEVYFVKSPKSFLGANGLKPLQVALFEDLVCAMMYHIRQQAEQQLQQSLTEVVIGRPVNFQGTGGEQANQQAEGILLRAARRAGWQRVEFQFEPVAAGLDFEATLQHEQRVLVADIGGGTTDCSLLLMGPQWHPRADRQQSLLGHSGCRIGGNDLDIALAFHRLMPHLGLGGNLSNGIALPTLPFWNAIAINNVPAQADFYGSANGQVLRNLLHDAAEPAVFERLLKVYRQRLGYRLVRCAEESKIALSQQASCQANLDFIAPALACELQVSDLEEAISQPLQKISELVHEALTCGGGMPDVVYLTGGSARSPLLRALLQQQLPGIPLVSGDDFGSVTAGLTRWANILFRG, encoded by the coding sequence ATGTATATCGGATTTGACTATGGTACCGCCAACTGTTCCATGGGGTATATGACCGAGCACGGCCCACGGCTACTGACACTGGAAAATGACTCGCCTTATTTGCCGTCGATGCTGTGCGCGCCGAGTCGCGAAGCGGTCAGTGAGTATCTGTACCGCCACTGGCAAGTGCCGGCAGATGGCCCGGCCAGCACCCAATTGCTGCGCTCGGCCATCAGCAGTAATCGCGAAGAAGATATTCAGGTTACGCCGGGTTGCTTAAGCTTTGGTCAGCAGGCGCTGAGCCAATACATGCGCGAGCCAGACGAAGTCTATTTCGTAAAATCCCCCAAATCGTTTCTCGGTGCCAACGGCTTAAAACCGCTACAAGTGGCGCTGTTTGAGGATTTGGTGTGCGCCATGATGTATCACATCCGCCAGCAAGCCGAGCAACAGCTACAGCAATCGCTGACCGAGGTGGTGATTGGCCGACCGGTAAACTTCCAAGGCACCGGTGGCGAGCAAGCCAACCAGCAAGCGGAAGGGATTTTGCTGCGCGCCGCGCGCCGCGCCGGTTGGCAGCGGGTCGAGTTTCAGTTTGAACCGGTCGCCGCCGGACTGGACTTTGAAGCCACCTTACAGCACGAACAGCGCGTGCTGGTGGCGGATATCGGCGGCGGAACCACCGACTGCTCACTGCTGCTGATGGGGCCGCAGTGGCATCCACGCGCCGATCGCCAGCAAAGCCTGCTCGGTCACAGCGGTTGCCGCATTGGCGGTAACGATCTGGATATCGCCTTGGCCTTTCATCGCCTGATGCCGCATCTGGGGCTGGGAGGCAACTTAAGTAACGGTATTGCCTTGCCGACCTTACCGTTCTGGAACGCCATCGCCATCAACAATGTGCCCGCACAGGCCGACTTTTATGGCAGTGCCAACGGTCAGGTGCTGCGTAATTTGCTGCATGATGCCGCCGAGCCGGCGGTATTCGAGCGTCTGCTCAAAGTTTATCGTCAGCGTCTCGGTTACCGTCTGGTGCGCTGCGCCGAAGAGAGCAAAATTGCACTGTCGCAGCAAGCAAGCTGTCAGGCTAACTTAGACTTTATCGCTCCAGCGCTCGCCTGCGAACTGCAGGTGAGCGATCTGGAAGAGGCCATCAGCCAACCGCTGCAAAAAATCAGCGAGCTGGTCCATGAAGCGTTAACCTGCGGCGGCGGTATGCCGGATGTGGTGTATTTAACCGGAGGCAGCGCTCGCTCGCCACTGCTGCGCGCGTTGTTGCAACAGCAGTTACCGGGCATCCCGCTGGTCAGTGGTGATGATTTTGGCTCGGTCACCGCCGGTCTTACCCGTTGGGCCAATATTCTGTTTCGCGGCTAA
- a CDS encoding short chain dehydrogenase, translating into MKVVIIGASGTIGRAVQQLLLQQQHEVIGVRHQGGEWTVDMTDADSIAQLFARVGHFDALVVASGAVAFNSLSAMSTAEWQVGLNSKLLGQIHLTQAALPWLNEGGSITLISGILSSEPIAGGISASVVNGAVEHFVRAAACEMPRRIRINAVSPSVVTESLAQYGAFFPGFEAVDAARVAKAYYKALAGIQNGQIFRVE; encoded by the coding sequence ATGAAGGTAGTGATTATTGGCGCCAGTGGCACCATCGGCCGTGCAGTACAGCAATTATTGCTGCAACAGCAGCATGAGGTGATCGGCGTGCGCCATCAAGGCGGCGAGTGGACGGTGGATATGACCGATGCGGACAGTATTGCGCAGTTGTTTGCGAGGGTCGGTCACTTTGATGCCTTGGTGGTGGCCAGTGGCGCGGTGGCGTTTAATAGCTTAAGCGCCATGAGTACGGCCGAGTGGCAGGTCGGCTTGAACAGTAAATTACTTGGCCAAATTCACCTGACGCAGGCGGCGCTGCCGTGGCTCAATGAAGGGGGCTCAATTACGCTGATCAGCGGCATTTTAAGCTCGGAGCCGATTGCCGGTGGGATCAGCGCGAGTGTGGTCAATGGTGCGGTGGAGCATTTTGTGCGGGCGGCCGCCTGTGAAATGCCGCGCCGGATCCGGATTAATGCTGTTAGCCCGAGCGTGGTGACCGAGTCGTTGGCGCAATATGGCGCCTTCTTCCCTGGCTTTGAGGCGGTGGATGCGGCGCGCGTGGCCAAGGCGTATTACAAAGCCTTGGCCGGCATTCAAAACGGCCAGATTTTTCGGGTGGAGTAA
- the mdtD gene encoding multidrug transporter subunit MdtD, with product MTAPRSMAGLPWIAAMALFMQTLDATILNTALPAMAASLQRSPIAMQSAIISYTLTVALLIPLSGWMADRFGTKRVFQIAVVLFTLGSLSCAMSANLSMLIASRIFQGIGGAMMMPVARLALIRAYPRDQLLPVLNFVTMPGLIGPVLGPLLGGWLVTYTSWHWIFLINLPIGLVGLWYANRHMPNVTMQTHRMDWRGFLLFGLGLVLITLGLEMLGERSHARWQAYLTSATGLLLLLGYIGHAKRYATPLIDLKLFRIRTFSIGICGNLFSRLGTGGIPFLLPLMLQVSLGYSAEVSGWMMAPIALAAILSKPFITRLLRRFSYRRTLLLSTLLIAACIAALSFYHEHHALWLLMPVLFLFGMLMSVQLTSMNTLALSNLSDQNASSGNAVLSVAQQLAISFGIASGASILSLFKDSGLSLQSAFHHTYLTVALITLLSGLVFLLLKKDDGANMHRRQEPVINVMEE from the coding sequence ATGACAGCCCCCAGAAGTATGGCAGGATTACCGTGGATTGCGGCAATGGCGCTTTTCATGCAGACGCTCGACGCCACTATCCTCAACACCGCCCTGCCCGCCATGGCGGCCAGCTTGCAGCGCTCACCGATTGCCATGCAATCGGCCATCATCAGTTATACCCTGACCGTGGCTCTGCTGATCCCACTCAGTGGCTGGATGGCCGATCGCTTCGGCACCAAACGGGTATTCCAAATTGCAGTGGTGCTGTTCACGCTGGGTTCATTAAGCTGCGCCATGTCAGCCAATCTCAGCATGCTGATCGCCTCACGAATTTTCCAAGGGATCGGCGGCGCCATGATGATGCCAGTCGCGCGTTTAGCGCTGATCCGCGCCTACCCACGCGATCAACTGCTACCGGTGCTCAATTTTGTCACCATGCCGGGGCTCATCGGCCCGGTGCTCGGCCCACTGCTCGGCGGCTGGCTGGTCACCTACACCTCGTGGCACTGGATTTTCCTGATTAACCTGCCGATAGGTCTGGTCGGCTTATGGTATGCCAACCGCCACATGCCGAATGTCACCATGCAAACGCATCGCATGGACTGGCGCGGCTTTTTACTGTTTGGTCTGGGGCTAGTGCTGATCACGTTGGGATTAGAGATGCTGGGTGAGCGCAGCCATGCACGCTGGCAAGCCTACCTGACCAGCGCCACGGGGCTGCTGCTGCTGCTCGGCTATATTGGCCATGCTAAACGCTACGCTACGCCACTGATTGATTTGAAGCTGTTCCGGATCCGCACCTTTAGTATCGGGATTTGCGGTAACCTGTTTTCCCGTCTCGGCACTGGCGGGATCCCCTTTTTGCTGCCCCTGATGCTGCAAGTCAGCCTCGGTTACAGCGCCGAAGTCTCCGGTTGGATGATGGCGCCGATTGCGCTGGCCGCTATCTTGTCCAAGCCGTTTATCACCCGTTTGCTGCGCCGGTTTAGTTACCGCCGCACGCTGCTGCTCAGCACCTTGCTGATTGCCGCTTGTATCGCCGCACTCTCGTTCTATCATGAACATCACGCGCTGTGGCTATTGATGCCGGTGCTGTTCCTGTTCGGGATGCTGATGTCAGTACAACTGACTTCGATGAATACCTTGGCGCTGAGTAATCTGTCCGATCAGAACGCCAGTAGCGGCAACGCCGTTCTCAGCGTGGCGCAGCAACTGGCCATCAGTTTCGGTATTGCCAGTGGCGCGTCTATCCTCTCGTTATTTAAAGACAGCGGTCTGTCACTGCAATCGGCCTTCCACCACACCTATCTGACGGTGGCGCTGATCACCTTGCTGTCTGGCTTGGTCTTCTTACTGCTGAAAAAAGACGACGGTGCCAATATGCACCGTCGCCAAGAGCCGGTCATTAACGTGATGGAAGAGTAA